One genomic segment of Desulfovibrio sp. UCD-KL4C includes these proteins:
- a CDS encoding polysaccharide deacetylase family protein — MIWGPFLRTYKNRYAAFLARTVIHKIAPADFFIKFMSKQKNPCNAATYSLTFDFDFEKDIEAFPALLDLLKEYNIKAGLAVIGKFVEKYPDIHKRAVDEGHEIINHSYTHPDNPHWSPNRYFNKLSYAEQKEEIEKAHEVFYKILGVESIGFRTPHYGNLHTESVYPILAELGYKYSSSTAACGYKGFGAPSVHSHGIIEIPTGCSLHFPLAIFDSWNMLRKNNPFLGDDDLFVKEFIETIEVISKHNLFLSHYFDPYDVIKNNKIDRMLAELKKIKTILYRDII, encoded by the coding sequence ATGATTTGGGGACCATTCTTAAGGACTTACAAGAATCGCTATGCAGCCTTTTTAGCGAGGACTGTTATTCACAAAATCGCGCCAGCTGATTTTTTTATCAAATTCATGAGTAAACAAAAAAATCCATGCAACGCAGCAACTTATTCTCTCACTTTCGATTTTGATTTTGAAAAAGACATTGAGGCCTTCCCTGCTCTTCTTGACCTGCTAAAGGAATACAACATCAAGGCAGGACTGGCTGTAATCGGTAAATTTGTTGAAAAATATCCTGACATACATAAACGAGCTGTGGATGAAGGTCATGAAATAATAAACCATTCATACACTCATCCAGACAACCCTCATTGGTCACCGAATAGATATTTCAACAAGCTTTCATATGCTGAGCAAAAAGAAGAAATTGAGAAAGCACATGAAGTCTTTTACAAAATTCTTGGAGTTGAAAGTATCGGGTTCAGAACCCCCCACTACGGCAATCTTCATACAGAAAGTGTCTACCCCATACTTGCAGAACTTGGTTATAAGTACAGCAGTTCTACCGCTGCATGCGGATACAAAGGGTTCGGGGCTCCATCAGTCCATTCACATGGAATTATTGAGATTCCTACTGGATGCAGTCTTCATTTCCCTTTAGCAATATTTGATTCATGGAATATGCTCCGTAAAAACAATCCATTTCTCGGCGATGATGATTTATTTGTAAAAGAATTTATTGAAACTATTGAAGTTATTTCAAAACACAACCTCTTCTTGTCTCATTATTTCGACCCGTATGACGTTATAAAAAATAACAAAATTGATAGAATGTTAGCTGAATTAAAAAAAATTAAGACAATTTTATACCGCGATATTATATAG
- the pseI gene encoding pseudaminic acid synthase — MKNVSINKREIGPDQPVYIIAEMSANHNQHFESAVELLHIAKECGVDAIKIQTYTPDTITLNCDNKYFQIGKGTIWEGQSLYSLYKTAYTPWDWQPKLKKIADDLGLDFFSTPFDDSAVDFLEEMNVSLYKIASFELVDIPLIKKVAATGKPVIMSTGMGTLAEIDEAVNAFREAGGTDLILLKCTSAYPAPPESMNLRTIINMQETFGVPCGLSDHSLGIEIPISAVALGACVIEKHFIKSRADGGPDCSFSLEAEELKAMVKSIRTAEKALGKVQYQITEKEKAGRVFRKSIFASKDIACGETVSAENIKCVRPSYGLHTRHFTEIMGKKALIDIPCGTPISWDILN, encoded by the coding sequence ATGAAAAACGTTTCAATAAATAAAAGAGAGATCGGACCTGATCAGCCCGTATATATTATCGCTGAAATGTCTGCGAACCATAATCAACATTTTGAATCAGCGGTTGAACTACTCCACATTGCCAAGGAATGTGGTGTAGACGCAATCAAGATACAAACATATACCCCGGATACCATCACACTGAACTGTGACAATAAATATTTCCAAATAGGCAAAGGAACAATATGGGAAGGACAGTCGCTCTACTCACTTTATAAAACAGCCTATACTCCGTGGGATTGGCAGCCCAAACTTAAAAAAATTGCGGATGACCTTGGGCTTGATTTTTTTTCTACTCCATTTGATGACTCTGCTGTCGATTTTTTAGAAGAAATGAACGTCTCCCTTTATAAAATAGCCTCTTTTGAACTTGTTGATATTCCATTAATTAAAAAAGTAGCTGCAACAGGCAAACCAGTTATCATGTCTACAGGCATGGGAACTCTTGCAGAAATAGATGAAGCGGTGAATGCGTTCCGCGAAGCAGGAGGCACAGATCTGATTCTATTGAAATGTACGAGTGCTTACCCTGCACCTCCTGAATCTATGAACCTTCGCACCATTATAAATATGCAGGAAACTTTCGGAGTTCCATGTGGCTTATCCGATCATTCACTTGGAATAGAAATCCCCATATCAGCAGTAGCCCTAGGCGCATGCGTTATTGAAAAGCATTTCATCAAATCGAGAGCAGATGGTGGACCTGACTGTTCCTTCTCATTAGAAGCCGAAGAGCTAAAAGCAATGGTGAAATCCATACGCACTGCAGAAAAAGCATTAGGCAAAGTGCAATATCAAATAACCGAAAAAGAAAAAGCCGGAAGGGTATTTCGAAAATCCATTTTTGCAAGTAAAGATATTGCATGCGGAGAAACTGTCTCTGCTGAAAACATAAAATGCGTGCGCCCAAGTTACGGGCTGCATACTCGCCATTTTACAGAAATAATGGGCAAAAAAGCCCTTATCGATATCCCATGTGGAACCCCCATAAGTTGGGATATTTTAAATTAA
- the pseH gene encoding UDP-4-amino-4,6-dideoxy-N-acetyl-beta-L-altrosamine N-acetyltransferase — translation MDLTLIPFYRLSLEEMNEVLTWRNNIFVRQQMCDSSIIPIENHLNFIENLKSDTKNEYYLVVKNKCKIGVIYLTEINSTNAELGLYKNPNLKKEKVGQQLMKAIFYIAHQKNLHDLTLKVLKNNEKALALYSKFYFKIYKQDNDFLYMNAMLNNGLKD, via the coding sequence ATGGATTTAACACTAATTCCATTTTATCGTTTATCTTTAGAAGAAATGAACGAAGTTCTCACATGGAGAAACAATATTTTTGTCCGCCAACAAATGTGTGACTCTTCCATTATCCCCATAGAGAATCATTTAAACTTCATAGAAAACCTTAAATCAGACACTAAAAATGAATACTATTTAGTAGTGAAGAATAAATGTAAAATTGGAGTCATATATCTCACTGAAATAAATTCAACAAATGCAGAGCTGGGGCTTTATAAAAACCCAAATTTAAAAAAAGAAAAAGTTGGGCAACAACTAATGAAAGCCATTTTTTATATAGCTCACCAAAAAAATCTGCATGATTTAACGTTGAAAGTGCTTAAAAATAACGAAAAAGCTTTAGCCCTATATAGCAAATTTTATTTTAAAATATATAAACAAGATAATGACTTTTTATACATGAATGCTATGTTAAACAACGGCTTAAAAGACTAA
- a CDS encoding PIG-L deacetylase family protein, producing the protein MNHRILTIAAHPDDEILGCGATVARMINNGAEAYTLILGEGVTSRQQKRETSQCAKELRDLKKSIQEANKIIGVKKVITYDFPDNRFDSVNLLELVKIVEKVKNEIKPDIIFTHFANDMNIDHYITNKAVLTATRPMQNEVVKEIYAFEILSSTEWNFPLTFSPDYFVNVDETIETKLKAMSAYKGELQEYPHPRSLKALELNADLWGIKTGNYKVEAFQTLRRLWI; encoded by the coding sequence ATGAATCATAGAATTCTAACAATAGCAGCCCATCCTGATGATGAGATACTCGGCTGTGGTGCGACAGTTGCCCGTATGATTAACAATGGAGCTGAAGCTTATACCTTGATCCTAGGAGAAGGGGTCACGTCGCGACAACAAAAACGTGAAACAAGTCAATGCGCTAAAGAGCTAAGGGATCTAAAAAAATCAATACAAGAAGCTAACAAAATTATAGGCGTAAAAAAAGTAATCACTTACGACTTCCCTGACAACAGATTTGACTCCGTAAACCTACTTGAACTTGTTAAAATCGTAGAAAAAGTTAAGAATGAGATCAAACCAGACATTATATTTACTCACTTTGCTAACGATATGAATATCGATCACTACATCACGAATAAAGCAGTGTTGACAGCTACCCGTCCAATGCAGAATGAAGTTGTTAAAGAAATTTATGCTTTCGAAATACTTTCATCTACGGAATGGAACTTCCCCCTTACATTTAGTCCTGATTATTTTGTTAATGTAGATGAAACAATTGAAACAAAATTAAAGGCTATGTCTGCTTACAAGGGGGAATTGCAAGAGTATCCTCATCCGCGGTCACTAAAAGCCTTAGAGCTTAATGCAGATTTATGGGGGATAAAAACTGGTAACTATAAAGTAGAAGCATTTCAAACCTTACGAAGATTATGGATTTAA
- a CDS encoding formyltransferase family protein, translating into MKKIIIAAVKSWNISNARIFQKENLKKYQTTIYSQQEDLTYQNIKKINPDYIFIPHWSWIIPSEIYSNFKCIIFHTSDLPYGRGGSPIQNQIIRGIKESKVCAIQCNSEIDAGDVYCKENVYLGRGNADEILIEISDIIFKKMIPHIIENEPASTPQLGEATTFKRRNKLQSNIQMNTIENLDLLYDFIRMLDGEDYPPAYIELNNLKIYFSNVTKRGNRLEGRFEIHES; encoded by the coding sequence ATGAAAAAAATTATTATTGCAGCGGTTAAAAGCTGGAACATAAGTAATGCTCGCATCTTTCAAAAAGAAAATCTGAAAAAGTATCAAACAACGATATATAGTCAGCAAGAAGATCTTACTTATCAAAATATAAAAAAAATCAACCCAGATTATATATTCATTCCTCATTGGTCATGGATAATCCCTTCTGAAATATACTCTAACTTCAAGTGTATTATTTTTCATACATCTGATCTACCATATGGAAGGGGAGGCAGTCCTATACAAAACCAAATAATACGAGGGATAAAAGAGTCAAAAGTTTGTGCGATACAGTGTAACAGCGAAATTGATGCTGGCGATGTGTACTGCAAAGAAAACGTATATCTCGGCAGAGGCAATGCAGACGAAATTCTTATTGAAATATCAGATATAATTTTTAAAAAAATGATACCTCACATAATTGAAAATGAACCGGCATCAACTCCGCAACTCGGTGAGGCGACTACTTTCAAAAGAAGGAACAAACTGCAAAGCAATATTCAAATGAACACGATTGAGAATCTTGACCTACTTTACGATTTTATAAGAATGCTTGACGGAGAAGACTACCCTCCAGCTTACATTGAACTAAATAATCTTAAAATTTATTTTTCAAATGTTACAAAACGAGGCAATCGACTTGAAGGAAGGTTTGAAATTCATGAATCATAG
- the pseG gene encoding UDP-2,4-diacetamido-2,4,6-trideoxy-beta-L-altropyranose hydrolase: MDIPLKNWKLIIRADANHSIGIGHVMRCLALAQAWTKHGGKALLVGKIESTALKDRLCAFNIEFIELEESYPQSANDSKILLNIAANVGKPSWIVLDGYFLDTAYQNEILKRFHNTLVIDDYHHLDIYSATMILNQNFGSEKIEYRTTTKTTVLAGAKYALLRNEFREPNIIQKKQTAANQIKLLISLGGADTNNTSLLVLKALNILPNNLAITLIIGPENKHTQSLTQYADKSSHKIEILSNVSNMAELIAQNDIIISAGGSSCWEICCIGKPLVIIITADNQKMLSNELAKAGAAINLGENHEISEEYISKNIKKLILSPQKITKLSNKSKTIIDGHGVARVINAMTGTRGLQ, translated from the coding sequence ATGGATATTCCACTTAAAAATTGGAAATTAATAATCCGAGCTGATGCCAACCACAGTATTGGCATCGGACACGTTATGCGCTGTCTCGCTCTTGCTCAGGCATGGACCAAACATGGAGGAAAAGCTCTTTTAGTCGGTAAAATTGAAAGTACCGCGCTAAAAGATCGACTTTGTGCTTTCAACATAGAGTTCATTGAACTCGAAGAATCTTATCCGCAATCAGCTAATGACAGCAAAATACTGCTTAATATCGCGGCAAACGTCGGTAAACCAAGCTGGATTGTACTCGACGGATATTTTTTAGATACAGCATACCAAAATGAGATTTTAAAAAGATTCCATAACACTCTTGTGATAGACGACTACCACCATCTTGATATTTATTCTGCTACGATGATTCTTAATCAAAATTTTGGTTCTGAAAAGATCGAATATAGAACGACCACTAAAACAACAGTATTGGCTGGGGCAAAGTATGCCTTGCTTAGAAATGAGTTCAGAGAGCCAAATATCATTCAGAAAAAACAAACTGCTGCAAATCAAATAAAATTACTCATAAGTTTGGGAGGGGCTGATACAAATAATACATCACTTCTAGTGCTTAAGGCCCTAAATATTCTACCAAATAATTTGGCTATAACACTAATTATCGGTCCGGAAAATAAGCATACACAATCACTGACACAGTACGCAGACAAGAGCTCTCATAAAATAGAAATCCTTTCAAATGTCAGCAATATGGCTGAATTAATTGCTCAAAATGACATTATCATTAGTGCAGGAGGTTCATCCTGCTGGGAAATTTGCTGCATAGGAAAACCACTTGTAATTATCATCACCGCTGACAACCAAAAGATGCTTAGCAATGAACTAGCTAAAGCAGGTGCTGCTATAAATTTGGGAGAGAACCATGAAATATCAGAAGAATATATATCTAAGAACATTAAAAAACTTATTTTAAGCCCACAAAAAATAACTAAATTATCGAATAAATCAAAAACAATTATTGACGGTCATGGAGTTGCAAGAGTTATTAACGCAATGACAGGAACAAGAGGATTACAATAA
- the pseF gene encoding pseudaminic acid cytidylyltransferase, with protein MRVAIIPARGGSKRIANKNIKNFAGKPIISYPITTAIESGLFEKVIVSTDSEQIAETATKLGASVPFIRPHELADDFTPTAPVLAHAIEWLSNNGVAPEFACCIYATTPFIRTEDLTTGINNLLQNEEVLSTFSVTSFPFQIFRALKINSAGYLNMFWPEHETTRSQDLPDAYHDAGQFYWVRCRDFLLEPKLYTQKSKPVILPRHLVQDIDTQEDWETAELMYKLLNLHQEKC; from the coding sequence ATGAGAGTAGCAATTATACCAGCAAGGGGTGGAAGTAAGAGAATTGCAAATAAGAATATCAAAAACTTCGCTGGCAAGCCTATAATTTCTTACCCCATAACGACAGCTATCGAATCAGGCCTGTTTGAAAAAGTAATCGTCTCAACAGATTCAGAACAAATAGCTGAAACAGCCACAAAACTAGGTGCATCTGTACCGTTTATAAGACCACATGAATTAGCTGATGACTTTACTCCTACAGCTCCTGTCCTTGCTCACGCTATTGAATGGCTCTCGAATAATGGAGTTGCCCCAGAATTCGCATGCTGTATTTATGCGACAACTCCATTTATACGCACTGAAGACCTAACGACTGGTATTAACAACTTATTGCAAAATGAGGAAGTACTCTCTACGTTCTCAGTAACATCATTTCCTTTTCAAATTTTTAGAGCGCTTAAAATAAACTCAGCAGGTTACTTAAATATGTTTTGGCCAGAACATGAAACAACCAGATCTCAAGACCTGCCAGATGCATATCATGATGCCGGCCAATTTTATTGGGTTCGCTGTCGTGATTTTTTGCTTGAACCTAAACTATACACACAGAAATCAAAGCCTGTAATACTTCCACGTCATTTGGTTCAAGATATTGACACCCAAGAAGACTGGGAGACAGCTGAATTAATGTATAAGCTTTTAAATCTTCATCAAGAGAAATGTTAA
- the pseC gene encoding UDP-4-amino-4,6-dideoxy-N-acetyl-beta-L-altrosamine transaminase has translation MGNSKFLPYGRQSIDECDLKAVADTLTSGWLTTGPKVSEFEQAIAKLSKVAHGVAVNSGTAALHAAMYAFGLKEGDEVIVPPMTFAASANCVAYMGATPIFADVDPKTLLIDPEKVEQLITPKTRGIIAVDYAGQPCDYDALRVIADKHGLFLASDACHSIGGDLNGQMVGSLADISLYSFHPVKHMTTGEGGMAVTDNPEYDKRMRIFRNHGITADFRQRDGWFYEMEELGFNYRLTDFQCALGLSQLEKLEKWIERRREIASLYNHEFAEIEELAPLEIRPGANHAYHLYVVKLKGSDCAPKRKALFDYLREKGLGVQVHYIPVHLHPYYKKKFGTYKGMCPVAEEAYNGLISLPMFPAMEDSDVTVVLSLIKDALQRG, from the coding sequence CTTCAGGTTGGCTTACCACAGGACCTAAAGTCTCTGAATTTGAACAGGCGATTGCGAAACTATCCAAGGTTGCACATGGCGTGGCAGTGAATAGCGGAACAGCCGCCCTGCATGCCGCAATGTATGCTTTTGGATTAAAAGAAGGGGACGAAGTAATCGTCCCGCCCATGACATTTGCAGCTTCTGCTAACTGTGTTGCATATATGGGAGCAACCCCAATCTTCGCAGATGTAGATCCGAAAACATTGCTGATTGATCCTGAAAAAGTTGAACAACTCATAACTCCGAAAACCAGAGGAATCATTGCCGTAGACTATGCAGGGCAGCCTTGCGATTACGATGCACTCAGAGTTATTGCTGATAAACACGGCCTATTCCTTGCGTCAGACGCCTGCCATAGCATTGGAGGAGATCTGAACGGGCAAATGGTTGGATCACTGGCGGACATATCACTCTACAGTTTTCATCCGGTCAAACACATGACCACGGGTGAAGGCGGGATGGCTGTGACTGATAACCCTGAATATGATAAACGCATGCGTATTTTCCGTAATCATGGAATTACAGCGGACTTCAGACAGAGAGACGGCTGGTTTTATGAAATGGAAGAACTTGGTTTTAACTACAGGCTAACAGACTTTCAATGTGCACTGGGGCTAAGCCAGCTTGAAAAACTTGAAAAATGGATTGAAAGAAGACGTGAAATAGCGTCCCTATACAACCATGAATTTGCAGAAATAGAAGAGCTTGCTCCTCTAGAAATCAGACCTGGTGCGAATCATGCTTACCATTTGTATGTAGTCAAGCTTAAAGGATCAGACTGTGCTCCTAAGCGTAAGGCATTATTTGACTATCTACGCGAAAAGGGGCTTGGGGTACAAGTCCACTATATTCCGGTACATTTACATCCGTATTATAAGAAAAAATTCGGAACTTATAAAGGGATGTGCCCTGTTGCAGAAGAAGCATATAATGGACTAATTTCATTACCAATGTTTCCGGCAATGGAAGACTCTGATGTTACTGTTGTTTTAAGCTTAATTAAAGATGCACTTCAAAGGGGTTAA